The following proteins come from a genomic window of Bos mutus isolate GX-2022 chromosome 21, NWIPB_WYAK_1.1, whole genome shotgun sequence:
- the PEX11A gene encoding peroxisomal membrane protein 11A isoform X2, translating into MKQVAHDRAKREKSPSQDTLGYSVADEETEWLQSLLLLLFHSLKRHPPLFLDTVKNFCDILNPLDQLGIYKSNPGIIGLGGLVSSVAGIITVAYPQMKLKTQ; encoded by the coding sequence ATGAAACAGGTTGCACACGACAGGGCAAAGAGGGAGAAGTCACCATCCCAGGATACCCTCGGGTACAGTGTGGCTGACGAGGAGACAGAGTGGCTCCAGTCCCTTCTTCTTCTCTTATTCCACTCTCTGAAGAGGCATCCTCCCTTGTTTCTGGACACAGTGAAGAACTTCTGTGACATCCTGAACCCCTTGGACCAGTTGGGGATCTATAAGTCCAATCCTGGCATCATAGGCCTCGGAGGCCTCGTGTCCTCTGTAGCAGGCATCATCACTGTGGCGTATCCGCAGATGAAACTGAAGACCCAGTGA
- the PEX11A gene encoding peroxisomal membrane protein 11A isoform X1, with translation MDAFIRFTNQTQGRDRLFRATQYTCMLLRYLLEPKADNEKVVMKLKKLESSVSTGRKWFRLGNVVHALQATQQSVRATDLVPRICLTLASLNRVIYFICDTVLFVRSTGLASGVNKEKWRRWAARYYYYSLLLSLVRDLYEVSLQMKQVAHDRAKREKSPSQDTLGYSVADEETEWLQSLLLLLFHSLKRHPPLFLDTVKNFCDILNPLDQLGIYKSNPGIIGLGGLVSSVAGIITVAYPQMKLKTQ, from the exons ATGGACGCCTTCATCCGCTTCACCAACCAGACCCAGGGCCGGGACCGACTCTTCAG agCCACTCAGTACACATGCATGTTGCTTAGATATTTGTTAGAGCCTAAAGCTGACAATGAGAAGGTTGTAATGAAGCTCAAGAAACTGGAATCCAGTGTGAGCACTGGCCGTAAAT GGTTCAGACTAGGCAATGTGGTGCATGCTCTCCAGGCGACACAGCAGAGCGTTCGTGCCACTGACCTGGTGCCCCGCATATGCCTAACATTAGCCAGCTTGAACCGTGTGATTTATTTCATCTGTGACACCGTCCTCTTCGTGAGGAGTACAGGGCTCGCCTCTGGTGTTAACAAAGAGAAATGGCGAAGGTGGGCTGCCCGCTATTACTACTATTCTCTTCTGCTGAGCCTGGTCAGAGATCTGTACGAAGTCTCCCTGCAGATGAAACAGGTTGCACACGACAGGGCAAAGAGGGAGAAGTCACCATCCCAGGATACCCTCGGGTACAGTGTGGCTGACGAGGAGACAGAGTGGCTCCAGTCCCTTCTTCTTCTCTTATTCCACTCTCTGAAGAGGCATCCTCCCTTGTTTCTGGACACAGTGAAGAACTTCTGTGACATCCTGAACCCCTTGGACCAGTTGGGGATCTATAAGTCCAATCCTGGCATCATAGGCCTCGGAGGCCTCGTGTCCTCTGTAGCAGGCATCATCACTGTGGCGTATCCGCAGATGAAACTGAAGACCCAGTGA